One window of the Capnocytophaga haemolytica genome contains the following:
- a CDS encoding NAD(P)/FAD-dependent oxidoreductase gives MKKEITDVLVIGAGPSGCVSAAYLHNNGVKVKVVEKLKFPRLVVGESLIPRVMDHFDEAGFLPALKAMNFEKKPGARFIRGEQVCHFDFSDNFSGGWGWTWQVPRADFDNVLAQELIRKGVDLQFEQEVTDVEFFDGKQLTTVKNKEGESYEIESKFVIDASGYGRVLPRLLNLNSPSKLDDHSSIFTHIKEDNVRPAGEEGTLISFDILEREVWLWVIPFSNGNTSVGIVGPTSYINALSEDGDTAEALRKAIKSSDFYKERFQNSEFLFTPIKIQSYSCSVKQLYGNGYVLTGNSTEFLDPVFSSGVAFATESGMLAAKLVKRVLAGEKVDWQKEYAEYMQSGIDVFTSYVREWYTGNLQTLFFHKPENPEVKRKICSVLAGYVWDKNNPFVVKHKNIIKNMAYLVENGMEMNEN, from the coding sequence ATGAAAAAAGAAATTACAGACGTTTTAGTTATAGGGGCAGGTCCCTCAGGCTGCGTTTCAGCAGCCTACTTACACAACAATGGCGTAAAAGTAAAGGTAGTTGAAAAGCTAAAATTCCCGCGCTTGGTAGTAGGAGAGAGCCTTATCCCCAGAGTGATGGATCACTTTGATGAGGCAGGCTTTCTGCCAGCATTGAAAGCAATGAATTTTGAGAAAAAACCAGGAGCACGCTTTATCCGTGGCGAACAGGTTTGCCACTTTGATTTTAGTGATAATTTTTCAGGTGGATGGGGCTGGACTTGGCAGGTGCCTCGTGCTGACTTTGACAATGTGCTCGCACAGGAGCTCATCCGTAAGGGCGTTGACCTTCAGTTCGAACAAGAAGTGACAGATGTAGAGTTTTTTGATGGAAAGCAGCTTACTACTGTAAAAAATAAAGAGGGTGAAAGTTATGAGATAGAATCAAAGTTTGTTATTGATGCCAGTGGCTATGGACGTGTATTACCTCGCCTGCTTAACCTCAATTCTCCATCAAAGTTGGACGACCACTCCTCTATATTCACTCATATTAAAGAAGATAACGTGCGACCTGCAGGTGAGGAAGGTACGCTTATCTCTTTTGATATCTTGGAGAGAGAAGTTTGGCTTTGGGTGATACCTTTCTCTAATGGCAACACAAGTGTAGGCATTGTAGGTCCTACTTCGTATATTAACGCTCTATCAGAGGATGGCGACACTGCCGAAGCCTTGCGTAAAGCGATAAAGTCCTCTGACTTTTACAAAGAACGCTTCCAAAATAGCGAATTCCTCTTCACACCGATTAAAATCCAAAGTTATTCCTGCTCAGTGAAGCAATTATACGGCAATGGCTATGTCCTTACGGGCAATAGTACTGAATTCCTCGACCCTGTCTTCTCTTCTGGTGTAGCTTTTGCCACAGAGTCAGGAATGTTGGCTGCAAAACTTGTAAAGCGAGTGCTTGCAGGCGAAAAGGTGGATTGGCAAAAAGAATATGCTGAATATATGCAAAGTGGTATCGATGTCTTTACCTCTTATGTAAGAGAATGGTACACAGGCAACCTACAAACGCTATTCTTCCACAAACCAGAAAATCCAGAGGTAAAACGCAAGATATGTTCCGTGCTGGCGGGCTATGTTTGGGATAAGAACAATCCTTTTGTAGTAAAACACAAGAATATCATCAAAAATATGGCTTATCTTGTGGAAAACGGTATGGAAATGAACGAAAACTAA
- a CDS encoding 4Fe-4S binding protein produces MAIKITDDCINCGACEPECPNNAIYEGADNWRYSDGTALRGHIVTPSGKEADADEPQEPICDDYYFIITDKCTECIGFHEEPQCAAVCPVDCCVPDEDHRETEEELYAKKRFLHNE; encoded by the coding sequence ATGGCTATAAAAATAACAGATGATTGTATTAACTGTGGTGCCTGCGAGCCTGAATGCCCTAACAATGCTATCTATGAAGGGGCAGATAATTGGCGTTATAGCGATGGAACAGCGCTAAGAGGTCATATTGTTACCCCCAGTGGAAAAGAAGCTGATGCAGATGAACCCCAAGAGCCTATCTGTGATGATTACTACTTTATCATCACAGATAAGTGTACTGAGTGTATAGGTTTTCACGAGGAGCCTCAGTGTGCTGCTGTCTGCCCAGTGGATTGTTGTGTACCCGATGAAGATCACCGAGAAACTGAAGAAGAACTATATGCAAAAAAACGCTTTTTGCATAATGAATAA